The Terriglobales bacterium genome has a window encoding:
- a CDS encoding ATP-binding protein: MTAEIRSGRRLRVLFVEDSRADIELSCKELQRDGFDVQVDATDRQQDFARLISQHDYDIVITDYGLPGWTGLDAIRILRETGRQTPVILLTGSLGDQMAVQCIKAGASDYVLKENLARLPHAVKLALRDMESDRRRLQAESKLKEYAAQLERSNLELQEFLSIASHDMQEPLRKIRLFIDQLQAQLGRAADDAVRHSMSRIGAGAVRMAEIIEALLSYSQIAAQTQPFTRVNLSELVAQVSNELSAGIQAAAAQVEVGELPTIRANRVQMYRLFYNLLSNALSYRSPERAPRIQVGSRSRQDGYVELFVSDNGIGFEEQYADRIFRPFQRLHVRENVEGTGIGLAICRKIAVQHRGTIQATSQPGQGSRFTIILPTDEAEAARSAESEGALAGRR, translated from the coding sequence ATGACAGCTGAGATCAGAAGCGGGAGGCGACTGCGCGTCCTGTTCGTGGAAGACTCGCGCGCCGACATCGAGCTGAGCTGCAAGGAATTGCAGCGGGACGGGTTCGATGTCCAGGTGGACGCAACCGACCGGCAACAGGATTTTGCTCGGCTAATTTCGCAGCACGATTACGACATCGTAATCACCGATTACGGCCTGCCGGGCTGGACCGGGCTGGATGCTATTCGTATTCTGCGCGAAACCGGCAGGCAGACTCCTGTCATTCTGCTGACCGGCTCGCTGGGGGACCAGATGGCTGTGCAGTGCATCAAAGCCGGCGCATCGGACTACGTGCTGAAAGAGAATCTCGCGCGCCTGCCGCACGCGGTCAAACTTGCCCTGCGCGATATGGAATCGGATCGGCGACGCCTGCAAGCGGAATCTAAGCTGAAGGAATACGCGGCACAACTGGAGCGCAGCAACCTGGAACTGCAGGAATTTCTTTCGATCGCCTCCCATGACATGCAAGAACCACTGCGAAAGATCCGCTTGTTCATCGACCAGCTGCAAGCGCAGCTCGGGAGGGCCGCCGACGATGCAGTGCGGCACAGCATGAGCCGGATCGGGGCAGGGGCTGTGCGCATGGCCGAGATCATCGAGGCCCTGCTCTCCTATTCGCAGATCGCGGCGCAAACGCAACCCTTCACGCGGGTGAACTTGTCCGAGCTGGTGGCGCAGGTAAGCAACGAACTCTCGGCAGGAATTCAGGCTGCGGCCGCGCAGGTGGAAGTTGGTGAATTGCCGACCATCCGGGCCAACCGCGTGCAGATGTATCGCCTGTTCTACAACCTGCTTTCCAATGCGCTGTCCTACCGCAGCCCGGAACGGGCTCCCCGCATCCAGGTCGGCAGCCGCTCGCGCCAGGACGGATACGTCGAACTGTTTGTAAGCGACAACGGCATCGGGTTCGAGGAACAGTACGCCGATCGTATCTTCCGGCCTTTTCAACGCTTGCATGTTCGCGAGAACGTCGAGGGGACGGGAATCGGGCTGGCGATCTGCCGCAAGATCGCCGTCCAACACCGAGGGACGATCCAGGCCACCAGCCAGCCGGGACAGGGGAGCAGGTTCACCATCATTCTGCCTACCGATGAGGCCGAAGCCGCTCGCTCCGCCGAATCGGAAGGCGCGCTCGCAGGCCGCCGCTGA
- a CDS encoding response regulator — MKSQLPTEILLVEDDPRDVELTTRSLEKENLCNNIHVVRDGAEALDFIFGRGAYCHRQDGAVPYLILLDLKLPKVDGLEVLRQIKQNARTRMIPVVVLTSSREQRDLVESYRLGVNSYIQKPVDFAQFQEAVKQVGLYWLLLNEMPAVESAPRAATPSPIGAGS, encoded by the coding sequence ATGAAGTCGCAATTGCCAACTGAAATTTTGCTGGTCGAGGACGATCCCAGGGATGTGGAACTCACCACGCGTTCGCTGGAGAAGGAGAACCTGTGCAACAACATCCACGTGGTTCGCGACGGCGCCGAAGCGCTTGATTTCATCTTCGGCCGGGGAGCGTATTGCCATCGGCAGGATGGCGCGGTTCCGTACCTGATTCTGTTGGACCTGAAGCTGCCCAAGGTTGACGGATTGGAGGTCCTGCGGCAGATCAAGCAAAACGCCAGGACACGAATGATCCCTGTCGTCGTCCTTACGTCCTCCCGCGAACAGCGGGACCTGGTGGAAAGCTACCGGCTGGGAGTCAACAGTTACATTCAGAAGCCGGTGGATTTTGCGCAATTCCAGGAGGCCGTGAAGCAGGTCGGCCTTTACTGGCTTCTGCTGAACGAAATGCCGGCGGTTGAGAGTGCGCCCAGGGCGGCGACGCCCAGTCCGATTGGAGCGGGGAGTTAA